The following proteins come from a genomic window of Chelmon rostratus isolate fCheRos1 chromosome 23, fCheRos1.pri, whole genome shotgun sequence:
- the LOC121626688 gene encoding myelin-oligodendrocyte glycoprotein-like, with translation MDPTELSCGVLVSPVTLRWTVVIVLLLYAFKPAAGQFQVIGSVQPIVAALGDDVILPCHVEPRVNVAGLTVEWSKFDLQHDPTDGPVHVEYVHLYRHAREDADMKSSSYIQRTELFADGLRHGNVSLKIANVTLADKGRYRCNLPKLRGHMQSSVIHLVVEPNSSETSSTETPPQRVSLRTPDLTEDTYAEGGPASRSRLISAVVVCILLILGVGVGAYCRWRCQKQELKEVLVI, from the exons ATGGACCCGACGGAGCTCAGCTGCGGCGTTTTAGTCTCACCTGTCACCTTACGATGGACTGTCGtcattgttttgctgctttacGCCTTCAAGCCTGCAGCAG GACAGTTTCAGGTGATTGGGTCAGTTCAACCAATCGTGGCTGCTCTGGGTGACGACGTCATCCTGCCATGTCACGTCGAGCCTCGGGTCAACGTGGCGGGACTGACGGTGGAGTGGTCAAAGTTCGACCTTCAGCACGACCCCACAGACGGGCCGGTCCACGTGGAGTACGTGCACCTGTACAGGCACGCCCGCGAGGACGCGGACATGAAGAGCTCGTCTTACATCCAGAGGACGGAGCTGTTCGCAGACGGCCTGAGACACGGCAACGTGTCCCTCAAGATCGCCAACGTGACGCTCGCAGACAAAGGGAGGTACAGATGTAACCTCCCAAAGTTAAGGGGCCACATGCAGTCTTCAGTTATTCATCTCGTTGTTG AGCCAAACTCTTCCGAAACCTCGTCCACAGAGACGCCGCCGCAGCGCGTAAGTCTGCGTACTCCTGACCTGACGGAGGACACGTATGCTGAAG GTGGCCCGGCCAGTCGCAGCAGACTGATCTCGGCCGTGGTCGTTTGCATCTTGCTGATCCTGGGTGTTGGAGTCGGAGCATATTGCAGGTGGAGGTGTCAGAAACAGGAG CTCAAAGAGGTGCTTGTCATCtag
- the tmem185 gene encoding transmembrane protein 185-like, which yields MNLRGLFQDFNPSKFLIYSCLLLFSVLLSLRLDGVIQWSYWAVFTPIWLWKLLVIIGASVGTGVWAHNPQYRAEGETCVEFKAMLIAVGLHVLLLMFEVLVCDRVARGSYFWLLVFMPLFFVSPVSVAACVWGFRHDRSLELEVLCSVNILQFIFIALRLDRIINWPWLVVCVPLWILMSFLCLVVLYYIIWSVLFLRSIDIIAEQRRTHITMAISWMTIVVPLLTFEILLVHKLDGHNNLSYVCVFVPLWLSLLTLMATTFGQKGGNHWWFGIRKDFCHFLLELLPFLREYGNVSYDLQRSEDPEAAEDLPVPEPPPKIAPMFHRKTGVVITQSPGKFFVPPPKLCIDMPD from the exons ATGAATTTAAGAGGACTCTTTCAGGACTTCAACCCCAG TAAGTTCCTGATTTACTCctgcctgctgctcttctcCGTGCTGTTGTCTTTGAGGCTGGATGGAGTCATCCAGTGGAGCTACTGGGCTGTGTTCACCCCGATATGGCTGTGGAAGCTGTTGGTCATTATTGGGGCCTCTGTGGGCACTGGAGTCTGGGCGCACAACCCCCAGTACAG GGCCGAAGGGGAGACGTGCGTGGAGTTCAAAGCCATGCTGATCGCAGTCGGCCTGCACGTTCTGTTGCTAATGTTCGAGGTGTTAGTGTGCGACCGTGTGGCGAGAGGAAGCTACTTCTGGCTTCTCGTCTTCATGCCTCTCTTCTTCGTGTCGCCCGTCTCTGTAGCAGCTTGCGTCTGGGGGTTTAGACACGACCGTTCCCTCGAG CTGGAGGTGTTGTGTTCAGTTAACATTCTTCAGTTCATCTTCATCGCTCTGAGGCTGGACAGGATCATCAACTGGCCCTGGCTG GTGGTGTGTGTCCCGCTGTGGATCCTGATGTCCTTCCTTTGCCTTGTTGTCCTCTACTACATCATCTGGTCCGTCCTCTTCCTTCGCTCCATCGACATCATCGCAGAGCAACGGCGAACTCACATCACCATGGCCATCAGCTGGATGACCATCGTTGTGCCCCTCCTCACCTTTGAG ATCCTTCTGGTGCACAAGCTGGACGGCCACAACAACCtgagctatgtgtgtgtgttcgtgcctCTCTGGCTGTCCCTGCTCACGCTCATGGCCACCACGTTCGGCCAGAAGGGAGGGAACCACT GGTGGTTTGGCATCCGTAAGGACTTCTGCCACTTCCTGTTGGAGCTCCTCCCCTTCCTGCGGGAATACGGCAACGTGTCCTACGACCTCCAGCGCAGCGAGGACCCTGAGGCGGCCGAGGATCTTCCCGTCCCCGAGCCGCCACCGAAGATCGCCCCCATGTTCCACAGGAAGACCGGCGTGGTGATCACGCAGAGCCCTGGAAAGTTCTTCGTCCCGCCACCCAAACTCTGCATCGACATGCCCGACTAA